Below is a window of Macadamia integrifolia cultivar HAES 741 chromosome 8, SCU_Mint_v3, whole genome shotgun sequence DNA.
GACATGGATTCCACGTAAATATTCATCTATATAATATTGCGACAACTGCCATGCGCTCTACATATTCTTGGATTTTCAAAACTATGCTTGTCTATGAGGAGAATTCTTAGGAGGTTAAAATTTGACATGGAACAACAAACCTAGGGATAACCTACCGACAAAGACCCCATTTAGTTATTTGCCacatgattatttttttatttttttattctttttttaaagcACATGACAGTTATAGGTTTTTAAAATAGGCATGTGGGAAAGATTCTCAAAGCGGGCACGTAAGATAAACTGAGTTCCTTAcatttatattataaaatattacaaaaactgaattttggtCGAACAATAAATCTTACTTTATGCTTGAACGCCAGTCTTATCATGTCTTAGTTTGAATTCTAGTTTAGTaatttactcaaaaaaaaaaaaaatttatttattaaatagttTGTATCCATCTAAACCTCTACCTGAAATGGCAAGTCGTTGTTTGATAAACTCAATAAACTGGAGCAGGATAAGGGCAATGGTTTTCTAAGTAGGTTAATTATTAagctatttaaaaaaaaaaaaactatctaaTTGCTGGAAAAGGCTGGCTAACCGCCATGGTGCCCATCATATGTCACCTTATATCTCCTCTCTTTTAGAAAAGATCCCTTTGCCTTCTACGTTCAACCTTATGATAATATGATTGATGCATATTACTAGTATATTGAAAGGTGTTAGCATGTTCAACCCTCTACCTTGATTGGCATATatagttgtttattttttttgtctttgaGAGGGTGGCCTTTGAATAAAGATTGAGGAGGGCCAAGGGGATTCTAATCATCTACAGCAATGGAGAGAGTTTAGccacatccaacggttgggaacACCCTGTGCATGCACCTCAACACTTGGACGTGCACCCCACGAGGCTTCTAACCATTGAGTGTGCGTTGCAGAGAATCTAAATCTGACCAAAAGGATATCTAATGAATCATAAGAAAATTACTATTgattataaaatattattaattttttttttaaagaagagagaaatacaCAAACTCATTAATTATTTCATCATTACTATTGTCTAATTAggtttttctcatattttctaACTACTTTTGCCAACCAACAACTACACCCACGCTCGATGCTAATGACACATGATGAattatataaaatgaaaatttgtggCCCTTACACCCAAACACAAGATGGCGAATTAATATCCCACACCCttgtgaaacccaaaaaaatccaaGCCTTGATGTCCATCTATGTTCTTCATGGCCCCACGCTAATATAAAAGCCACACGGTCATAAAAGGTTAATTTCACCTGATTGACTATATTCACTCCACGATTGGTCCACGCTTGATGCTCACAGGTACTAATGAAGGAATTCGAAGTTTGAACATAGAGCTTTTGGCTCAAGCCCTCCGCAGCCTATTCAACCATCGTTCTATGACTATTGAGTAACATATGGAGTCTATGCCTGTGTAATGGATCGACGGTTTTAATTAATTACCCTTACTTTTGGTGATTTCTTGGACAGATTTACCCATTGTTATGTACCGTTACATTGATACAGATTCGGACACATAACGGATCGGCCATGCCATGTACTTAAAGTCTTAAACCATGCTTGGGGAgtaataaatgaaatttcttatttctctctctatgTTGTTTAGGAAGGAAAAAAGCCAAAATATAATATCCAATTTTCCAAGATTTTCGATTGTCTCCCCAATAGCACAGTTTCCttaattattaaaagaagataGAACCATATATTCCGTCTCAGTTCCACGTCATTAACTGTTCTTCTGGCACTGACTAATCGCTACAGACcatttaccataaaaaaaaataaaaaaaataagagactaaaTCGCTACAGAGTACAGACTATGAATATATATCAAGAAATGGGAATTCTCTTGCAATAAGTAACAGATAAACCCCAagtttatcctttttttttttattattattattacttgcAAGTGAAAAAACTTACCCGGCCCATCTCTGTTACTGAGATACCCCAAAATTTTGTCAACCAtggcctcctcctcctcttccttctttgtcCTCTTGGTGCTCTTAAACACCATCACTAGATTAATAATCACCAATCCTGGAACCACATGCAATGCCTCATCAACAGTAGTGCCACCAAAATTCCCAGCTATATTGGTTTTTGGCGATTCAACTGTGGATACAGGGAATAACAACTTCATCCCAACAGCTTTCAAGGGTTGTCACCCACCTTATGGTCGAGAATTCCCTGGTCATATCCCAACGGGAAGGTTTTCGGATGGAAGACTAGTTCCCGATCTACTGGCTTCTGCCTTGGGAATCAAGAAGCTTGTGCCACCCTTCTTAGACCCACTTCTATCGGATAAGGAACTCTGTACCGGAGTCAGTTTCGCTTCGGCGGGATCAGGTTACGATGATCTAACCACAGTGGTATCAAGGGTGATCCCAGTGTCACAGCAGCTACAATACTTCAAGGAGTATATCAAGAGACTCAATAAGGCCGTAGGAGAACACAAGGCTAAGAAGATAATAAATGGCGCCTTGGTTATGATTAGTGGAGGATCTAATGACTTCCTCATCAACTTCTATGATCTTCCAACCAGGAGTCTACAATTTAACATCTCAGGGTACCAAGATTTTCTGCTACAAAAGTTACAAGACATAATTAAGGTCAcgatctttctctctctagatctctagatttctctctctctctcatatgtccTTCTTCGATCTACAGGAACTGTTTGATCTGGGATGTCGTAACTTCATTGTAGCGGGGGTTCCTCCATTCGGCTGTGCGCCTATCCAGATCACGGCAAAGTTGAAGAATACACCTGCCAGAACATGcattgaagaagagaataaagatGCTCGTGCTTATAATTCCAAGCTCAAGCGAGTAGtgaaaaaactagaagaatcgTGTGAAGGAAGCAAAATGGTGTACCTCAACATCTACGATCCTTTCATGGACATGATCAACCAACCACAAAAATACGGTAATTCAGACAAAAGATTGCAAATTAATTAAACAAGATTTGAATTTTAATGATATGAAATATGCTTTAGAACATGCCCTACATAAGACcctgttttggttttgattcaattctctgttttttgtctccttttctttttgaataTTGTGTCTCGATGAGCCTATGACTGATTAATGGATGGATGAAGATGTATTTGGagctcaaaaaattaaaaaataataaaaaataaaaacctccaTTGGTATGGGATCTACACGTTGTCCACCATCTTATACTCCAAGACTGCGaagtcaatttttattttttatttttggtgggggggtAGAACTGCCTAGCTAATAATAGGCatcaaaataattataaaaggaAAGTACATATTGAAAGCGTATTTTCTCTTCCCCAAACTTAAATATCCAGCTGTTAGCGTCCTTATAATTTTGAATATAATATGTGTATCTACTTACCATCTGACTCGGATCCTACCCATTCCTTGCCTTATGTACACTTGTAGACTTCTAGTCCACCCTTAGCTAGGCCCAAGGATAAGGAGAATAGTTATaattatttttgagaaaaataaattaattagttCATATAACTAAGGTTGGGCCATACACATACTATCTTCTCTGTTTAAGATTGACAAAACATCTTataattaagaggtcatgagttcaattATCCTTCGGCCTAgctattgaaaaataaaaataaaaaaaacacacaaacaTTTTACATTGGTTAATTAACAATTAACCTAGTTGGTGCATGTTtgtaaaattaagaaattataagTGAGATTGAGGGTATTGACATATCTGGTTATTGTGGTTGCAGGATTTGTGGAAACAAAGAAAGGTTGCTGTGGGAATGGATTGGTAGAAGTAGGACCCCTTTGTAACCTACTCACACCACCATGTGCCAATGCTTCTGAGTATCTATTTTGGGACGCCATTCATCCTGGTGAAGTCGCTTATACACACATTACCCGTTACGTGCTGGACCATGCCCATATGCTCTTCACGATCCCTACTACTCCTGCTAAAGCAAACTAAAGGGCTTGCGCCTCTGGGTTCTTGTTTCTCTTCTGGTCTTATTCTTCTCTTAAGGCAACTAGTCCAGCTGTAATACATTGTAGGCCCGCTCAGTTCTCGTTGGATCTAATCTATATCAtacttattctctctctctctctctctctctctctcaattttcaGCTTGAATGGGGATATAAATTATGAACAAGAGATGGCTACTTGGTTGCGTAGTCTCTGTACTAATATGGGGTCAATGAGAGCACTCATAGGGTA
It encodes the following:
- the LOC122085526 gene encoding GDSL esterase/lipase At2g30310-like; the encoded protein is MASSSSSFFVLLVLLNTITRLIITNPGTTCNASSTVVPPKFPAILVFGDSTVDTGNNNFIPTAFKGCHPPYGREFPGHIPTGRFSDGRLVPDLLASALGIKKLVPPFLDPLLSDKELCTGVSFASAGSGYDDLTTVVSRVIPVSQQLQYFKEYIKRLNKAVGEHKAKKIINGALVMISGGSNDFLINFYDLPTRSLQFNISGYQDFLLQKLQDIIKELFDLGCRNFIVAGVPPFGCAPIQITAKLKNTPARTCIEEENKDARAYNSKLKRVVKKLEESCEGSKMVYLNIYDPFMDMINQPQKYGFVETKKGCCGNGLVEVGPLCNLLTPPCANASEYLFWDAIHPGEVAYTHITRYVLDHAHMLFTIPTTPAKAN